The Weissella confusa DNA window AAAGTCCTTTACGTACTGCCTCGTTCGGAATATCAAATGGCAAATCGAAGTGCACGACTTGTCCCATTGCGTGAACGCGCGCATCAGTACGACCCGATCCCTGCACTCGAATGTGTTCTGTTGGATCCTTGGCCATCTTATTAACGACTTTTTCCATCTCTAGTTGCACAGTTCGCTTGCCAGGCTGAACCTGCCAACCATAAAATTCTGTGCCATCATACGAAATTGTTGCTTTGTATCGTGGCATCTCTTCTCTTCTTTCTAAATCCAGCGCGTTGCAATTAAGACAACGGCAAATACGATAAATCCAATGACTGCAACCGTATCTTGCTTGCCCCAAGTCAAAACACGGTACTTCGTGCGGTGATCACCACCACGGTAACCACGGGCTTCCATAGCATCCCCAAGCTCAATTGCACGCTTAATCGCGTTAATGAACAATGGAATAAGCAATGGTACAAACGCCTTAATGCGACTAACGATGTTTCCTTCGTTGAATTCAACACCACGTGCACGTTGCGCATTCATAATCGTCTCGGCTTCATCCATTAGTGTTGGCACAAAGCGCAACGCAATTGACAACATCAAGGCCAACTCAGCAACGGGGAAGCCTACCTTTTTCAAAGGCGCCAGCAAATTCTCCATTGCGTCCGCAACTGCTAGTGGCTGGGTTGTTAGTGTCAAAATGGTTGAAAACATGATAATCAAGACGAAGCGTACGAACACTTCGATACTGTTAATCACACCATCCGTGGTAATCGTGATAATCCACCAGTGCCAAAGTACGTGACCTGTTTGGACAAAGAATAATTGCAAAAGTGTTGTGATAAACATCAAAAACAATAATGGTCGTACGCCACGTAAGAAGACACCAACACCCAAGCCAGTTAAGGTAATGGCCATCAACGTAAAGATTCCGGCAACCACATAACCAGCCACATTATTGGCAAAGAAAATCACAAAAATAAAGGCGATGCTGAGCACTAGTTTTGTGCGCGCATCCAAACGGTGAATCCATGACTCACCGGGCATATAACGTCCAATCAAGAGGTTATTAAACATGCGCTTCCCCTCCTAATTTTGCAGCCAATTGATCCGCCAATTGGTCGATATCTAAGACATTTTCAAGTTGCAAGCCCTTATCGGCAAGTTGATCCGCAAACTGCTTGGCGATTGGCACATCAAGTTGCTTTTCATGGAGCCACGCCACATCCGCAAAGACTTCGGCTGGCGTCCCTTCTTTCACAACGGTACCGCCTTCGAAAATAACCACGTGATCGGCATATTGCGCAACATATTCCATTTGGTGCGTAATCAACACGACCGTCATGTCGCGTTCCTTTTGCAAGCGTGCAAACAGTGTCATTAATTCTTCTTGCCCAGCAGGATCTAGTCCAGCCGTGGGCTCATCAAGAATCAACAAATCCGGTTCCATTGCCAAAACGCCGGCAATCGCGACACGGCGCATTTGACCACCAGACAACTCAAAAGGTGAACGCTCATCAAATCGTTCAGCCATCCCCACCGTGCGCAAGGCACGTTGGGCAGCTT harbors:
- a CDS encoding energy-coupling factor transporter transmembrane protein EcfT → MFNNLLIGRYMPGESWIHRLDARTKLVLSIAFIFVIFFANNVAGYVVAGIFTLMAITLTGLGVGVFLRGVRPLLFLMFITTLLQLFFVQTGHVLWHWWIITITTDGVINSIEVFVRFVLIIMFSTILTLTTQPLAVADAMENLLAPLKKVGFPVAELALMLSIALRFVPTLMDEAETIMNAQRARGVEFNEGNIVSRIKAFVPLLIPLFINAIKRAIELGDAMEARGYRGGDHRTKYRVLTWGKQDTVAVIGFIVFAVVLIATRWI
- a CDS encoding energy-coupling factor transporter ATPase produces the protein MAINFNQVGFTYQLNTPFATPGLHDVNFTMPEGKFTAVIGHTGSGKSTMVQHLDGLVIPTAGEITIGEQRIVPTTKPKELNQMRAHVGLVFQFPEAQLFEQTVLKDVMFGPKNFGKSEAEAKEAAQRALRTVGMAERFDERSPFELSGGQMRRVAIAGVLAMEPDLLILDEPTAGLDPAGQEELMTLFARLQKERDMTVVLITHQMEYVAQYADHVVIFEGGTVVKEGTPAEVFADVAWLHEKQLDVPIAKQFADQLADKGLQLENVLDIDQLADQLAAKLGGEAHV